A single region of the Chloroflexota bacterium genome encodes:
- a CDS encoding DNA-binding protein encodes MPRQAVYARALEIQARYRYTSYDSLIVGAPLSSGCTRLLSEELQHGQRIEGLTIHNPFVA; translated from the coding sequence ATGCCGAGGCAGGCGGTCTATGCGCGTGCTCTCGAGATTCAGGCTCGATACCGCTATACCTCCTACGACTCGCTTATCGTTGGCGCGCCGCTATCCTCGGGATGCACGAGGCTGCTGAGCGAGGAGCTGCAGCACGGGCAGCGCATCGAGGGGCTGACGATCCACAACCCCTTCGTGGCGTAG
- a CDS encoding enoyl-ACP reductase, producing the protein MGLLSGKTALVFGVSNDHSIAWGIAQAFAREGARLGFSYAVPMERWARPLAESLGSTFIEPCDVTRDDEIAAVMEKAEAQLGAVDAIVHSVAFARREELSDAPYYLTSRDGFHVAMDVSVYSFTAIARLALPVMRPGGALLTMTYLGSERVVPHYNVMGLAKAALEASVRYLAYDLGRDEKRLRVNAISAGPIRTLAARGGITGFARMHAEFKGIAPLQRNVTTEDIGNAAVYLCSDLAAGVTGEVHFVDAGFNIVGVTESEPG; encoded by the coding sequence GTGGGACTTCTCTCGGGCAAGACGGCCCTCGTCTTCGGCGTCTCCAACGATCACAGCATCGCGTGGGGGATCGCCCAAGCCTTCGCGCGGGAGGGCGCGCGGCTGGGCTTCAGCTACGCCGTGCCCATGGAGCGCTGGGCGCGCCCCCTCGCGGAGTCCCTCGGCTCCACGTTCATCGAGCCGTGCGACGTGACGCGCGACGATGAGATCGCAGCCGTCATGGAAAAGGCCGAGGCGCAGCTCGGAGCCGTCGATGCCATCGTGCATTCGGTCGCCTTCGCGCGACGCGAGGAGCTCTCGGACGCGCCCTACTACTTGACTTCGCGCGACGGGTTTCACGTCGCCATGGACGTCAGCGTGTACTCCTTCACCGCGATCGCGCGCCTCGCCCTTCCGGTGATGCGGCCAGGCGGCGCCCTACTCACCATGACGTATCTCGGGTCCGAGCGCGTGGTCCCCCACTACAACGTCATGGGGCTCGCAAAGGCGGCCCTCGAGGCCAGCGTCCGCTACCTCGCCTACGACCTGGGCCGCGACGAGAAGCGTCTGCGGGTGAACGCCATCTCCGCCGGCCCGATCCGAACCCTGGCTGCGCGCGGCGGCATCACGGGGTTCGCCCGCATGCACGCGGAGTTCAAAGGAATCGCGCCCCTGCAGCGCAACGTGACCACCGAGGACATCGGCAACGCCGCCGTGTACCTGTGCTCCGATCTGGCGGCCGGTGTGACGGGAGAAGTCCACTTCGTGGACGCCGGCTTCAACATCGTCGGTGTGACGGAGAGCGAGCCGGGCTGA
- the murI gene encoding glutamate racemase, which yields MGDERTIGVFDSGMGGITVLQAIRAHAPGERCIYLADSQQAPYGTKTPREIERRCDEIVEYLLGMDAKAIVVACNTASVVALGHLRQRFDVPFIGLDPGVKPAAEQTRTATIGVLATPTTAVSRRLARLIQEFAVGTRVVTQMCPDLVPLIEQGVVGGEEMERLLAGYLTEILAAGADVVVLGCTHYAFVRPIIERLCGPSVMVLDPVGAVARQVARVLRLEGIAANGQVGSTSYFTTGDPATFARVFTSLTGREPGPVRHVAIGAAVG from the coding sequence ATGGGTGACGAGCGGACGATCGGCGTTTTCGACTCCGGCATGGGCGGCATCACGGTACTGCAGGCGATCCGCGCGCACGCGCCGGGGGAGCGTTGTATCTATCTTGCCGACAGCCAGCAGGCGCCCTACGGGACGAAGACACCGCGTGAGATCGAGCGCCGCTGCGACGAGATCGTCGAGTATCTGCTGGGGATGGATGCGAAGGCCATCGTCGTGGCCTGCAACACCGCGTCCGTCGTGGCCCTCGGCCATTTGCGCCAGCGCTTCGACGTTCCGTTCATCGGGCTGGACCCGGGCGTCAAGCCGGCCGCGGAGCAGACACGCACCGCCACCATTGGCGTGCTGGCGACGCCGACGACGGCAGTGAGCCGGCGCCTAGCTCGGCTGATTCAGGAGTTCGCCGTCGGGACGCGCGTGGTCACGCAGATGTGCCCCGATCTGGTGCCGCTCATTGAGCAGGGTGTCGTGGGTGGGGAGGAAATGGAGCGCCTGCTGGCAGGCTATCTGACGGAGATCCTTGCCGCCGGAGCAGACGTCGTCGTACTCGGGTGCACCCACTATGCGTTTGTGCGCCCCATCATTGAGCGCCTCTGTGGCCCCTCGGTCATGGTGCTGGATCCCGTCGGCGCCGTGGCCCGCCAGGTTGCGAGAGTGCTGCGCCTCGAGGGGATCGCGGCGAACGGGCAAGTTGGGAGCACGAGCTACTTCACGACGGGCGACCCCGCGACGTTCGCCCGCGTCTTCACGTCGCTCACCGGTCGCGAGCCGGGGCCGGTTCGCCACGTCGCCATCGGGGCCGCCGTCGGGTGA
- a CDS encoding cyclodeaminase/cyclohydrolase family protein: MDLSSLTIDEFLERLGSSDPTPGGGSLAALAGAMAAAMLAMVCNLTVGHARYADVEPEVRSLLDRARAIQQRLLALANADVDAYESVRDAYRLPRGAEDERARRAAAIERSMIRATEVPVDTAEAAREIVDLARRAADITNANALGDVVVAGHLAAAAVHGAAAQARLNLATISDSSFVERIRDRVARLTDDMDARVADMMAAIDRRADG; this comes from the coding sequence ATGGATCTGAGCAGCCTGACCATCGACGAATTCTTGGAGCGCCTCGGCTCATCCGATCCGACCCCGGGCGGCGGGAGCCTCGCCGCCCTGGCCGGTGCGATGGCCGCCGCCATGCTGGCGATGGTCTGCAACCTAACCGTCGGCCATGCACGCTATGCCGACGTGGAGCCCGAGGTCCGATCGCTGCTGGATCGCGCGCGCGCGATCCAGCAGCGCCTCCTCGCGCTGGCCAACGCGGACGTCGACGCATATGAGTCGGTGCGCGATGCCTATCGGCTCCCGCGAGGGGCCGAAGACGAACGAGCGCGGAGGGCGGCGGCCATCGAACGTAGCATGATTCGGGCGACCGAGGTGCCGGTCGACACCGCCGAAGCAGCCCGCGAGATCGTCGACCTCGCCCGCCGGGCCGCCGATATCACGAACGCCAACGCCCTCGGCGACGTCGTCGTCGCCGGACATCTCGCCGCGGCCGCCGTCCACGGCGCCGCCGCTCAGGCGCGTCTCAATCTCGCGACGATCTCCGACTCGTCCTTTGTCGAGCGTATCCGGGACCGAGTCGCTCGCCTCACCGACGACATGGACGCGCGCGTGGCAGACATGATGGCCGCGATCGATCGACGGGCCGACGGCTAG
- a CDS encoding bifunctional 5,10-methylenetetrahydrofolate dehydrogenase/5,10-methenyltetrahydrofolate cyclohydrolase, giving the protein MAAIVVDGNALAREVRSEAGSLLSRLASRGLRSPSLAIVQIGDDAGASLYTRRLQRSFADTGVRVEVRQLAASASQGEALACIAELSRDQAIDAIQVQTPVPAHIGFSALADALDPAKDVDGVHPINAGLLAQGRPAIVPATPLGGFEILTRHGIAISGARAVVVGRSPTVGRPMALLLLQHDATVTVCHTRTKSLGSIVAEAEILAVAAGRPRLIAAEMVRPGSAVIDFGVSVVDGKAVGDVDPAAADRAGLYTPVPGGTGPMTTAILLRNAITLYCRAHGVAEP; this is encoded by the coding sequence ATGGCTGCGATCGTCGTCGACGGCAACGCCCTGGCGCGTGAGGTTCGGTCGGAGGCCGGCAGCCTCCTGTCACGGCTCGCGTCACGGGGCCTGCGATCCCCCTCCCTGGCCATCGTCCAGATCGGCGACGATGCCGGCGCCAGCCTCTACACGCGCCGCCTGCAACGCAGCTTCGCCGACACCGGCGTGCGCGTCGAGGTGCGGCAGCTCGCCGCCAGCGCGTCGCAGGGCGAGGCGCTGGCGTGTATCGCCGAGCTGAGCCGCGATCAGGCGATCGACGCCATCCAGGTCCAGACGCCGGTTCCGGCGCACATTGGCTTTTCGGCCCTCGCCGACGCTCTCGACCCCGCGAAGGACGTCGACGGCGTCCATCCGATCAACGCGGGACTGCTCGCCCAGGGCCGCCCGGCGATCGTTCCCGCGACGCCACTCGGGGGATTCGAGATCCTCACCCGCCATGGCATTGCCATCTCGGGCGCCCGCGCGGTCGTCGTTGGCCGCAGCCCGACCGTGGGCCGGCCCATGGCGCTCCTCCTCCTCCAGCACGACGCCACCGTGACGGTGTGTCACACGCGCACGAAGTCTCTGGGCTCCATCGTCGCCGAGGCCGAGATTCTGGCCGTCGCCGCCGGCCGGCCGCGGCTCATCGCCGCCGAGATGGTCCGGCCAGGCTCGGCGGTCATCGACTTCGGGGTAAGCGTGGTCGATGGGAAGGCGGTGGGCGACGTCGACCCGGCCGCTGCCGACCGGGCCGGCCTGTATACGCCCGTCCCGGGCGGGACCGGTCCCATGACGACGGCCATCCTGCTGCGCAACGCCATCACGCTGTACTGCCGGGCGCACGGAGTCGCCGAGCCATGA
- a CDS encoding M28 family peptidase has protein sequence MKLTPGKLHTGFILSALVLVTAATAPINAQNRAPVAIPPVHQLAASADTRTLGERALDVDRTLAVDIGSRPAGSEAEHRAAAFLAQQFIEMGYATDVVPFDYTTSGGGSGTSQNVVAHSWSEDTGAPLVVVGAHYDSVPAGPGANDNGSGTSTMVEVARALSGDPPGSVAVRFVAFGAEEIGLKGSAAYVRSLSIRDRHRIALAISLDMLAVGDEAQFAGSDPWRDAAIAMAVDRGYDARDATDELRGLSDHQSFLDADIPAVLFHAESDPAYHTARDVIERVQPDYMGLMGDIAIALIRSAAG, from the coding sequence ATGAAGCTGACACCTGGGAAGCTCCACACTGGGTTCATCCTCTCTGCCCTCGTCCTCGTGACGGCCGCCACTGCCCCGATCAACGCCCAGAACCGGGCGCCGGTGGCAATTCCGCCGGTCCACCAACTGGCCGCGTCGGCGGACACGCGGACGCTGGGAGAGCGAGCTCTCGATGTGGATCGCACCCTCGCGGTCGACATCGGCAGCCGCCCGGCCGGCAGCGAGGCGGAGCACCGCGCGGCCGCGTTCCTCGCGCAACAGTTCATCGAGATGGGCTACGCCACCGACGTGGTCCCGTTCGACTACACCACGAGCGGCGGCGGGTCTGGCACCAGCCAGAACGTCGTGGCCCATAGCTGGAGTGAGGATACCGGCGCGCCGCTGGTCGTCGTCGGCGCCCATTACGACTCGGTTCCGGCGGGCCCGGGCGCGAACGACAATGGATCGGGCACCTCGACCATGGTTGAGGTGGCCCGGGCGCTGTCCGGCGATCCGCCGGGGTCCGTCGCGGTCCGGTTCGTGGCCTTCGGCGCCGAAGAGATCGGCCTCAAGGGCAGCGCCGCATACGTCCGCAGCCTATCGATCCGGGACCGGCATCGGATCGCGCTGGCGATCAGTCTCGATATGTTGGCCGTGGGGGACGAAGCGCAGTTCGCCGGATCGGATCCGTGGCGAGATGCGGCGATCGCTATGGCGGTCGACCGTGGCTACGACGCGCGTGATGCCACTGATGAGCTGCGTGGGCTCAGCGATCATCAATCGTTCCTCGACGCCGATATTCCCGCGGTCCTCTTCCACGCGGAGAGCGACCCCGCGTATCACACCGCCCGCGACGTCATCGAACGAGTCCAGCCCGATTACATGGGGCTCATGGGCGACATAGCCATCGCGCTCATCCGGAGCGCGGCGGGCTGA
- a CDS encoding acylphosphatase, giving the protein MAQQRDADRSPLEAHVVVRGRVQGVNFRWYTQQQAQAHGISGWVRNCPDGSVEAVLQGAPEAVRSIVEWMRLGPPSARVTETDVEWRAPATVADAFEIIR; this is encoded by the coding sequence ATGGCCCAACAACGCGATGCCGATCGCTCGCCTCTGGAGGCCCACGTCGTCGTCCGTGGTCGTGTACAGGGGGTCAACTTTCGGTGGTACACACAGCAGCAAGCACAGGCCCACGGCATTAGCGGGTGGGTGCGGAACTGTCCCGACGGCTCTGTGGAGGCCGTGCTCCAAGGCGCGCCGGAGGCAGTGAGAAGCATCGTGGAATGGATGCGGCTCGGCCCGCCCTCCGCCCGCGTCACCGAGACGGATGTGGAGTGGCGAGCGCCGGCAACTGTTGCCGACGCGTTCGAGATCATTCGCTAG
- a CDS encoding dienelactone hydrolase family protein, with product MAGQMIQFPSNGGTADGYLAKPASGLGPGVIVVQEWWGLNDHIKNVADRLANEGFVALAPDLYHGQLTREPDEAGKLMMALDIDRAERDLRGAAEALRQNGATGAKVGAIGFCMGGQLALYAGTVSPHVGTVVDFYGIHPNVKPDYSKLQGPVLLLVGDQDPMSGPGPSGEVERAIKAAGKSAEMVVYPGAGHAFVNDTRPDAYNADAAKDAWERMVRHLRANIS from the coding sequence GTGGCGGGACAGATGATCCAATTTCCATCGAATGGCGGCACCGCCGACGGCTACCTGGCCAAGCCGGCGTCTGGGTTGGGCCCGGGCGTCATCGTCGTCCAAGAGTGGTGGGGGCTCAACGACCACATCAAGAACGTCGCGGACCGTCTCGCGAACGAAGGATTCGTCGCGCTTGCGCCCGATCTCTATCATGGACAGCTGACTCGGGAGCCGGACGAAGCCGGCAAGCTCATGATGGCGCTCGACATCGACCGCGCGGAGAGGGACCTCCGCGGCGCTGCTGAGGCCCTGAGGCAGAACGGCGCGACGGGCGCGAAGGTGGGCGCGATTGGATTCTGTATGGGTGGACAACTCGCTCTCTATGCCGGCACCGTGAGCCCGCACGTCGGAACCGTCGTGGATTTCTACGGCATTCATCCCAACGTGAAGCCCGACTATTCGAAGCTCCAGGGACCGGTGCTGTTGCTCGTCGGAGACCAGGACCCCATGTCGGGACCGGGCCCGTCGGGTGAGGTCGAGCGCGCAATCAAAGCGGCGGGAAAGTCGGCGGAGATGGTCGTCTACCCCGGCGCCGGGCACGCCTTCGTCAACGACACCCGCCCCGACGCCTACAACGCCGACGCGGCGAAAGATGCATGGGAACGAATGGTTCGCCACCTGCGAGCCAACATTTCATAG
- a CDS encoding histidine phosphatase family protein yields the protein MAGPAATAPAALRMGRFGPSAPSRVIFVRHGNVHNPRNLIYGRLPRMRLSSTGLDDIERTACYLETKAVAAIYTSPLLRARQSAAIIAAHCPGAPVRRCAWLAEVHTSWQGESNAVVREIKGFSYYDPLKGDSDETIADVFARMNRALRLVLRRHPGATVVCISHGDPIKILRVGYSGKALTADHVRAPDPGQASVVTFDFWHPDALPVISAVDLGRAEQLMSGAGLAATANESAES from the coding sequence GTGGCCGGGCCGGCGGCCACAGCGCCTGCCGCTCTGCGAATGGGCCGGTTCGGACCCAGCGCCCCGTCCCGCGTGATCTTCGTCCGGCACGGCAACGTCCACAACCCGCGGAACCTGATCTACGGGCGCCTCCCGCGCATGCGTCTCTCGTCGACGGGCCTGGACGACATCGAGCGCACAGCGTGCTACCTCGAGACCAAGGCCGTGGCCGCGATCTACACCAGCCCCTTGCTCCGGGCGCGCCAGTCGGCCGCGATCATCGCGGCGCATTGCCCTGGGGCGCCGGTCCGGCGCTGCGCATGGCTCGCCGAAGTCCATACGTCGTGGCAGGGCGAGTCAAACGCGGTGGTGCGGGAAATCAAGGGCTTCAGCTACTACGATCCCCTGAAGGGTGACAGCGACGAGACGATCGCCGACGTATTCGCCCGTATGAACCGTGCCCTTCGACTTGTCCTGCGCAGGCACCCGGGAGCCACGGTCGTTTGCATTAGCCATGGGGACCCGATCAAAATCCTGCGAGTCGGCTACTCTGGGAAGGCCTTGACGGCGGACCACGTGCGGGCGCCGGATCCTGGCCAGGCGTCTGTCGTCACGTTCGACTTCTGGCACCCGGACGCGCTCCCAGTCATCAGCGCGGTGGACCTTGGCCGCGCCGAGCAGCTGATGTCCGGCGCGGGCCTCGCCGCGACCGCCAACGAGTCCGCGGAGTCGTAG
- the nadC gene encoding carboxylating nicotinate-nucleotide diphosphorylase, which produces MSPSGTATALLPETLDLPIADVRRIVANALAEDLGSGDITTDNLVPAATKARAAVVYRSGGVVCGAPVLSEVFRALDSTVEIDCLVSEGAHVEPGTTVALVRGSARSILKGERVALNFVQRMAAIATATARFVKAIEGCPVHIIDTRKTTPGLRVLERYAVRVGGGRNHRYNLSDGVLVKDNHLVALRNQGIGTLEALRMLRDRVPHTVRVQVEVDRLDQIPEILEAPVDAILFDNMTPEQVREGVRMIAGRTVTEVSGGVKLETVRAYAEAGPTVISSGALTHSTPALDVGLDFEIDEPMPRATRA; this is translated from the coding sequence ATGAGCCCATCGGGCACGGCCACCGCGCTCCTTCCTGAAACTCTCGACTTGCCGATCGCCGACGTGCGTCGCATCGTCGCGAATGCCCTGGCCGAGGACCTTGGCTCTGGCGACATTACGACCGACAACCTCGTGCCAGCGGCGACGAAGGCGCGCGCGGCCGTCGTCTATCGGTCCGGCGGCGTCGTCTGCGGCGCGCCCGTTCTCTCGGAGGTTTTCCGCGCGCTGGATTCGACGGTGGAGATCGATTGCCTCGTGTCCGAGGGAGCCCACGTCGAGCCGGGAACGACCGTCGCGTTGGTGCGCGGCTCCGCCCGAAGCATCCTCAAGGGCGAGCGCGTCGCCCTGAACTTCGTCCAGCGGATGGCCGCGATCGCGACCGCCACGGCGCGCTTCGTCAAGGCGATCGAGGGTTGCCCCGTCCACATCATCGATACGCGGAAGACGACGCCAGGCCTTCGCGTCCTCGAGCGCTACGCGGTCCGGGTCGGCGGGGGACGGAATCACCGGTACAACCTCTCCGACGGCGTCCTGGTGAAGGACAACCACCTGGTCGCACTGCGCAATCAAGGGATTGGGACCCTCGAGGCGCTGCGCATGCTGCGCGACCGCGTCCCCCACACGGTGCGCGTTCAGGTCGAGGTCGATCGCCTCGACCAGATTCCCGAGATCCTCGAGGCGCCGGTCGACGCAATCTTGTTCGACAATATGACGCCCGAGCAGGTGCGGGAGGGCGTTCGCATGATCGCCGGCAGGACGGTCACCGAGGTGTCTGGGGGCGTCAAGCTCGAAACCGTTCGCGCCTACGCGGAGGCGGGGCCGACCGTGATCTCGAGCGGGGCCCTGACTCATTCGACGCCGGCGCTCGACGTTGGGCTGGACTTCGAGATCGACGAGCCGATGCCCCGCGCGACGCGAGCCTGA
- a CDS encoding sulfurtransferase TusA family protein: MAATVDARGTVCPIPIIRAAQRIQHIGVGEILEVLATDEAILFDLPAWCRATGHVYLGIETNPPVYRGLVRRAHA, from the coding sequence GTGGCCGCGACCGTCGACGCCCGCGGCACCGTGTGCCCCATTCCGATCATCCGGGCCGCGCAGCGAATTCAGCACATCGGGGTGGGAGAAATCCTCGAAGTGTTGGCCACCGATGAGGCGATCCTGTTCGATCTTCCGGCATGGTGTCGCGCCACTGGGCACGTTTATCTCGGGATCGAAACCAACCCGCCGGTCTACCGGGGCTTGGTGCGCCGGGCACATGCGTGA
- a CDS encoding glycosyltransferase family 4 protein, translating into MPVRIAQIAPVVESVPPAKYGGTERVIAALSNELTALGHEVTVYASGDSTVDANLVPVVDRALWKSEKPTSDLLFHLAELARVIRESDQFDIIHSHLDCLAFPFARMSKAPMVHTMHGRLDLPELRLLTDEFRDVNLVSISSSQRRPLPAANWVATVYNGTLVESAPFGRGDGGYLVFLGRISPEKGVAMAIDAAIGAGLPLKIAARMPLEHVDNPWVKQDWAYFCDEIRPRLANPLIEFVGEVDDAAKRDLLKDARALLFPIDWPEPFGLAMVEALACGTPVIARPLGSVPELIEEGRTGFMCWTVDEMIRACERIDTIDRRACRVAAETRFSHRVMAEAYLAVYRSLIGEWQTARAVEFARPADYSTERPILIPKL; encoded by the coding sequence ATGCCGGTGCGGATTGCTCAAATTGCGCCTGTTGTAGAAAGCGTTCCGCCAGCCAAATATGGTGGAACAGAGCGCGTAATTGCCGCGCTTTCGAACGAACTTACCGCTCTTGGTCACGAAGTAACAGTCTATGCGTCTGGTGATTCCACTGTCGACGCAAACCTCGTGCCAGTAGTCGATCGAGCACTTTGGAAGTCAGAAAAGCCCACCTCTGATTTGCTCTTCCACCTGGCGGAGCTTGCGCGCGTCATTCGCGAGTCGGACCAATTCGACATCATCCATTCTCATCTCGATTGTCTTGCCTTCCCGTTCGCGCGGATGAGCAAGGCTCCAATGGTGCACACGATGCACGGCCGTTTGGACCTTCCCGAGCTCCGGCTGCTCACGGACGAGTTCCGAGATGTCAACCTCGTCTCCATTAGCAGCAGCCAACGGCGCCCCCTACCCGCCGCCAACTGGGTGGCGACGGTCTACAACGGGACGTTGGTCGAATCGGCCCCGTTTGGCCGCGGCGATGGCGGCTATCTCGTGTTCCTGGGGCGCATCTCCCCTGAAAAGGGGGTGGCGATGGCCATCGACGCCGCCATCGGCGCGGGACTGCCGCTCAAAATCGCGGCACGGATGCCGCTGGAGCACGTAGACAATCCGTGGGTGAAGCAGGACTGGGCTTATTTTTGCGACGAGATCAGGCCGCGACTCGCAAACCCTCTGATCGAATTCGTCGGCGAGGTGGACGATGCCGCGAAGCGCGACTTACTGAAAGACGCGCGGGCCTTGCTCTTTCCCATCGATTGGCCCGAGCCCTTCGGCCTGGCCATGGTGGAGGCGCTGGCATGTGGGACCCCCGTGATCGCTCGACCCCTCGGTTCCGTGCCAGAGCTGATCGAGGAGGGTCGGACCGGATTTATGTGCTGGACGGTCGACGAGATGATCCGCGCGTGCGAGCGCATCGACACGATCGATCGTCGCGCCTGTCGCGTGGCAGCCGAGACCCGCTTCTCTCACCGGGTGATGGCTGAGGCCTACCTCGCCGTGTACCGGTCTCTCATCGGGGAGTGGCAGACGGCGCGTGCGGTGGAGTTCGCGCGCCCGGCCGACTATTCGACCGAACGTCCGATTCTGATCCCCAAGCTGTGA
- a CDS encoding class I SAM-dependent methyltransferase, which yields MRDEAAVNWYEEGGIYGPDYLAIVADEAGRGAGEADRAYRLLGLMGGERVLDVACGYGRHATSLAARGVHVVGLDLNAYFLGLAVQRAADTGASAAFVRADMRLLPFAQAFDAAVCLGGSFGQFATEDEDLALLRETAGALKPGGKFLLDVANRDGILSRFVGKDWDRQEDGTVVLHERRWDALSGRLQGRDIVVGPDGRSREYQHSMRLYGAPEIQSLLARAGFEVLALYGSLAGTAVGWDSPRVNVVARRPR from the coding sequence GTGAGAGACGAGGCCGCGGTTAACTGGTATGAGGAGGGCGGGATCTACGGCCCCGACTACCTCGCCATCGTTGCAGACGAGGCAGGCAGAGGCGCCGGCGAGGCCGATCGAGCGTATCGCCTCCTCGGTCTCATGGGAGGCGAGCGGGTTCTGGACGTCGCGTGCGGCTATGGGCGCCACGCCACCAGTTTGGCGGCTCGGGGAGTCCACGTCGTGGGGCTTGACTTGAATGCATATTTCCTTGGCCTCGCGGTCCAGCGGGCGGCCGACACCGGCGCTTCAGCAGCCTTCGTGCGGGCGGATATGCGGTTGCTGCCATTTGCCCAGGCCTTCGATGCGGCGGTGTGCCTCGGCGGTTCGTTCGGCCAGTTTGCGACCGAAGACGAGGATCTCGCTCTCCTTCGGGAGACGGCGGGAGCCCTCAAACCGGGTGGCAAGTTCTTGCTGGACGTCGCCAACCGCGACGGAATCCTGTCGCGGTTCGTCGGTAAGGACTGGGATCGCCAGGAGGATGGAACCGTCGTGCTGCACGAGCGCCGATGGGACGCGCTCAGCGGACGGCTTCAGGGTCGGGACATCGTGGTTGGGCCCGACGGTCGGAGCAGAGAGTACCAGCACTCCATGCGGCTCTATGGCGCCCCGGAGATCCAGAGCCTGCTGGCGCGCGCAGGATTCGAAGTCCTGGCCCTCTATGGCAGCCTGGCCGGAACGGCGGTGGGGTGGGATAGCCCTCGCGTCAACGTCGTTGCTCGTCGCCCGCGATAA
- the rsmI gene encoding 16S rRNA (cytidine(1402)-2'-O)-methyltransferase: MGVLYVVATPIGNLEDMTLRGLRVLRDVSLIAAEDTRTARVLLRHYEISTPATSFHDYTGAGKIERIIERIVNGEDVAVISEAGMPGVSDPGYRLIHEALAAGCEVTCVPGPSAALVALVLSDLPSHAFRFVGFLPRRLGERRRKLEELACDKETVIFYESPHRLVATLRDAVLAFGEERRAAVCRELTKRFEQVIRAPLAEALAHFEAHAPKGEFTVVIAGSGARTARNGEEPG; this comes from the coding sequence TTGGGGGTCCTCTACGTGGTGGCAACCCCGATTGGAAACCTCGAAGACATGACATTGCGGGGGCTTCGTGTGCTGCGCGACGTCTCCCTCATCGCCGCGGAAGACACGCGCACCGCCCGGGTGCTGCTTCGCCACTATGAGATCAGCACGCCCGCGACCAGCTTTCACGACTACACCGGCGCGGGAAAGATCGAGCGCATCATCGAGCGCATCGTCAATGGTGAGGATGTGGCGGTGATCTCCGAGGCCGGGATGCCCGGAGTCTCGGACCCGGGGTATCGACTCATCCACGAGGCGCTCGCGGCTGGGTGCGAGGTTACGTGCGTGCCGGGCCCCTCCGCCGCCCTCGTGGCGCTCGTGCTTTCCGACCTCCCATCGCATGCCTTTCGCTTCGTTGGGTTCCTCCCGCGCCGGCTGGGCGAGCGGCGCCGCAAGCTCGAAGAGCTGGCGTGCGACAAGGAGACCGTGATCTTTTACGAGTCTCCCCACCGCCTGGTCGCCACGCTGCGGGATGCCGTGCTCGCATTCGGGGAAGAACGGCGGGCGGCCGTGTGCCGCGAGCTGACCAAGCGCTTTGAGCAGGTGATCCGGGCGCCGCTTGCCGAAGCGCTTGCCCATTTCGAGGCTCATGCTCCGAAGGGGGAATTCACCGTGGTCATCGCGGGCTCGGGAGCACGCACTGCGCGCAACGGTGAGGAGCCAGGGTGA